The proteins below come from a single Aspergillus oryzae RIB40 DNA, chromosome 5 genomic window:
- a CDS encoding uncharacterized protein (predicted protein) — MDSYPNPYSLEIVNSFNPLLEKHFGSVFFNLNGVGNYHRANYFYTNLPWWVNGRDNDHMKAELARRHRAFTRSGASWRRMLVSQPAPPALGYGWQEYGDWTTIYKALITENPQPAALSLDPVFPGEPVSPQPLPISQTGLRFGLLYGPLQYHAGHHQYPSLYFRLVWGRRYAPLLRDAMEHACRQLLEETSAIVQFFHRNNDLEHEPADVEAWDSAFRSEDFQLPHEQLEVVYRNPW; from the coding sequence ATGGACTCCTACCCGAACCCCTACTCATTAGAAATTGTGAACTCCTTCAATCCTTTGCTTGAAAAGCACTTTGGTTCTGTATTTTTCAATCTCAATGGGGTCGGCAACTACCATCGCGCAAATTACTTCTACACGAATCTTCCCTGGTGGGTTAACGGACGGGATAACGACCATATGAAAGCTGAGCTTGCCCGCCGGCATAGAGCGTTTACTCGGTCTGGTGCGAGTTGGCGACGAATGTTAGTTTCACAACCAGCGCCGCCAGCACTGGGATACGGATGGCAAGAATACGGAGACTGGACAACTATATACAAGGCACTCATTACTGAAAACCCTCAGCCAGCAGCGTTATCACTGGACCCTGTATTCCCCGGCGAGCCAGTTTCGCCGCAGCCATTGCCGATATCACAGACAGGTCTTCGATTTGGTTTGCTATATGGCCCACTTCAATACCATGCTGGTCATCATCAGTATCCGTCGCTTTACTTTCGTCTCGTCTGGGGACGGAGATATGCACCCCTACTTCGGGATGCGATGGAACATGCATGCAGGCAGCTGCTAGAAGAGACTAGTGCCATTGTGCAGTTTTTTCATAGGAATAATGATCTTGAGCATGAGCCTGCCGATGTTGAGGCGTGGGATAGCGCGTTTAGAAGCGAGGACTTCCAGCTTCCACATGAGCAACTCGAGGTAGTTTACAGAAACCCCTGGTGA